GCTGGCAACGAGGAGGACGCGCCAAATGCGCCCGACTCATCGACCGAGTACAGAGAGACGGACAACACCAGGCCTGAGTCGTATTGCGAGGCGCCGGAGTATGCGACCTCGATCCCAATTGATGTGGAGGCTTTCGCGTCGGACGATGAAAGCGGCGTTGCGCAGACGAGACTCTATTACAGCTTCAACGGTGGGGAGTATGAGGATTCTGGCGTAACGTGGTATGGGGACAGCTTCTGCTTCCTTCCTCCGCCTCTGCACGAGGTCTTCGTTTCTCTGGACGGCACACCGGACGCTACGGGGACGATAGACGACCCGAAGAGCCTCGAGAGCGTGGTAACGGATGCTGAGCTCGCGGCCGGAACCATAGTGTGGCTGCGCGCGGGTGAGTATTCAGGGGCTTTATCACAGTCGTCGGCTCAGGATGGCACGCCCGATCATCCGGTCATCGTTATGCCTTTCTGCGGCGAGCGAGCTACGCTTCTGGATGAGGTCTCCCTGCGAGGAGATTCCACATACTGGATAGGCGTTGAGCTCACCAGCTCCGGCACATCCGGCGGAATCGACATATACGACGGCGACGACGTTCGCCTCGTGAACTGCATCATCCACGACCCTCCTAACGGGTATAACGGCATTGGTGGCTGGAGGGTTGGTTCCGGCCACATATTTTATGGGAACTTGATCTGGGGGATAGCACCCAATCACGAGGACCCGCACGGGCACGCCATCTATACACAGAACGATTCCCCTAATTACGGGCTGAAGACCATCACCAACAACATATTGTTCAACAACAACAAGTTCTCGTTGCACGCCTACTGCGAGGGTGGGACTGAATTGAGCGGCTTCAGAGTCACCAACAACATATCGTTCGGCAACAGTAGATACTTCCTGCTCGGAGGCGGGGGGAACATCACGCTCCGCGATAATGTCGTCTCATCCAACTACTTCTATGAGCCTAAGACATATCCTTTCATGCCAGGGTGGTATGGGCCGACGGACACGATGACAATCACGGACAATTATGTAGCTTCCGGCGGCAGCCCAGCCTGGTTCAGACGACACGAATATGGCTCCATAGTGAGAGGCAATACTTTCATCTCGTCCGGGACTTACCGGCTGTTTTTCGACGAATATCAGGACGAGTCGCCCGAATACAGCACGTTCGAGTGGGATGAGAATACCTATTACGTTGGTGCCACGGATGATTTTAGAGTCCTTTACTGCCGCAGCGATGGGAATACATCTTACAGCCTCGAAGAATGGCGTAGTCTGACAGGATGGGATACCAACAGCCAGATAGTTGAGGCACAGAAGCCGTCCCAGAACAAGACCGTTGTCCTATCGAACAGATACAAGATCAAGCGGGCTCACATCGCGATCTACAACTGGGAGGCGTCCGACAGTGTTGACGTTGACGTCTCCTCGATTCTGAGTGCCGGCGACTATTTCCGGCTAGTGGACGTTGAGGATTACTTCGGGGAGCCAGTCTTAAAGGGCTTTTACGATGGCGAACCGCTCTCGGTCCCGATGGCAGAGGAGTTCAAATGCTTCGTGCTCTCTGCGTCATCCTTCACCCCACCCGAGGGCGAGGGCACGTACGCCTTCTACACGATCGCCACGGACAAGGCCGGCAATGTCGAGCTCCCTCCGGATGAGCCCGATGCGGTTACTGTCTATGACGAGACGGCCCCGGTCTCTGGCTGCTCGTGTGATTCGGACGTCAACCACAGCCCCATCTCGATCTCTTTCTCATCTCAGGACGAGACAAGCAGCGTGGCAAACACAAAGCTCTACTACAAATTCAACAGCGGCAGCTGGACCGATACCGGTCTGGAGGAGACAGGCACGTCAGGGGCCTTTGAGTTCACGTTCTCGCACGGCGAGGGGACATATTACTTCTACACACTGTCCACGGATGCGGCAGGCAATGACGAGGCGACGAAGGAGGCTCCGGACGCATCTTGTGTCTATGACACAACCAAGCCAACCTCGGCTTGCTCATGCGGCCAATTCGCCAGCTCACTCCCCATCGTCATCCAGTTCGAGGCGCATGACGGCGGCAGTGGAATGGCATCAACCAAGCTCTTTTACAGTTTTGACGGAGGAGATGCCACCGACTCGGGCCTCGAGACAGATGGCACGGCCGGCAGCTTTGAGTTCAACGCCCCAGACGGGGAGGGCACGTTCAACTTCTACACCATCGCAGTTGACGCCGCCTCAAATGAGGAGACGCCTCCGCAGAGCGCCGACTGCAATGCCATCTACGACGCAACGTTGCCCAGCTCCTCATGTTCGTCGCCTGACTACTCCAACGGCGATCAGATAGCGGTCAGTTTCACCGCCTCGGACACACTAAGCGGCATCTCATTCTGCGACCTTTATTACAGGTTCGGGGATGGCGAATGGACGTCGAGCGGGCTTCGCGAGTATAGCACCTCGGGGAGCTTCAACTTTGAGCCGGCCGAGGGCGACGGAACCTACCAGTTCTACACGATCGCAACGGATAGAGCTGGGAACGCGGAGGGGACGAAGTCCGCCGAGACGACGACGGCTCTTGATACGCAGGACCCGAGCTCAAGCTGTAGCTGCCCCAGCATTACCAAAGCGAGCTCCGTGGAGGTCGCCTTCTGCGCGAGCGACGAGTCGAGCGGGCTTGCTCAGACGAGACTCTATTATCGGTATGCAGGGGGCGAGTGGGTGGACGCGGACGAGGCAGGCAGCGACGAGGCGGGAACATTCGTCTTCTCGTTCGGCGACGGCGATGGGATATATGAGTTCTACACAATCGCAACGGACATCGCTGGCAACACCGAGTCCGTGCCCGAAGAGCCCGATGCGACGGTGCTCTCTGACAGGTCTGCGCCAGCGTCCGAGTGCAGCTCGCCAGAGTCTGCCGGCCAGGGATTCGACGTGAACTTCTCCTCCGACGACGGCGAGGGATCGGGGGTTGTCTCAATTGACCTCTGGTTCAGATTCTCTTATGACCAGGGACAGACGTGGCACCCGGACTGGACAGCGAGCGGGACCTCGTCATCGGAGCCCGCCGGCGCCTTCTCCTATCAGCCCGAATTGGGCGAGGGGATATACGAGTTCTACACGATCGCAACGGACGATGCTGGGAACATCGAGGAGGCCTCGCAGACCGCCGACTGCACCACACATTATGTCACGGAGAAGCCTACATCGAGCGCCTCGTCGCCTGAATACGCGAACAGCGACACCATACCCGTCTCGTTCGAGGCGCGTGATTCGAGCGGCATCAAGGAGGTTCAGCTCTATTATCGCTATGCGCAGCAGGACGGCTCGGATTGGACTGACTACACTGACAGCGGTTACAGAGCCTACACTCAGGAGGGGACCTTTGACTTCGTCGCGGAGAGCTTCTACGGCGAGGGCATATATCAGTTCTACACAATAAGCGTTGACGCCGCAGACAACGTCGAGGACCCGCCGGAGCAGGCCGACTGCCAAACCATCTACGATGCAACGTTACCGAAATCGTATCTATTCTCGCCGGATTACGCGTCGGCCGCGTCGATCAGTTCGGTCTTTACAACCGACGAGGACCTGTCTGGCATTGACAAGGTCGAGCTTTGGTTCCGCTACTCCGATGATAACGGCGGGACGTTTGAACCGGACTGGGGCTCAAGCGGCGTCTTCTCCGAGGCCACGGGCGGGTCTCTCATGTTCGGCGCTGAGGATGGGGACGGACTCTATGAGTTGATGACACTCGCAGCGGACAACGCTGGCAACCAGGAGGATAAGGGCCAGGCAGCAGACCAGACCGTCATCTTGGACACCATCGCGCCGGCCGCGACCGTATCGTGCATGGAATACGCAAGTGAGCTCCCGTTGCGCCTCGAGTTCACGGCAACGGACGGCACGATCGGTTCGGGCGTGGCATCCGTTCTCTTCTGGTATCGCTTCGAGGAGGGAGATTGGACGCCAACAGGTCTCGAGACCGAGGGGACTTTTGGCACCGTGTCGTTCTCGCCCAGCGAGGGCAGCGGCACTTACCAATTCTTCGCCATATCGAAGGACTCGGCCGGCAACGCCGAACCGATCTATTATGAGCCAGAAGCCGAGCTGGTTTTCGACGACCAGATGCCGGCATCATTCGCATTCTGCTCCAACTTCAGCACATCGTCCGTGATAGAGGTCGGCTACGAGGCCACAGGCCGAGAGAGCGGCATTGCGAGCGTGTCGCTGTTCTACCGGTTCAGTTCGGACGGAGGCTCCAGCTGGGCACCGGATTGGACGGATTCTGGCCAGAGTCGCTACACACCGTTCGGGAGCTTTGACTTCACAGCTGACCAAGGTGAGGGTAGATACGAGTTCTACACGATTGCTGAGAATAACGCCGGCAGCGTCGAGCCTGAGCCAAGCAGTGCGGACGCCTGGTGCATGAACGATCACACTCCTGCATCCTATCAACTCTCCTCGCCGGAACTCTCAAACAGCTCGCCCATCAACGTAGATTTCGAGGTCGATGACGGTCAGGCCGGCAGCGGCCTTCGCTCCATCGAGCTATATTACCGCTTTGATGGCGGAGATTGGCGGGCGTCAGGCCTCGATTCAAGCCAGACGGCGGGAACGTTCGCCTTCACGCCTGAGCAGGGAGACGGAGTGTTCGAGTTCTCCGCGCTCGTCATCGATAAGGCTGGAAACTCCACGGCGGGTTCGTTCGAGGTGAAGACCAGCACGGAATACGACACTGCCGCACCCTCTTCAACACTCGCAGGCCCAACTACCGTCAATCAAGGGCCGCTTCAACTGCATTATGAGGTCTTGGAGACCGATGGCCTTCTAGAAGTTTCGCTGTTTTATAGGTTCAGCCAGAGCTGTGGAGAGAGCTGGGACGTCCCGTGGACCGATTCGGGCCTGTCAGGCGCCGACGCTGAGGGTGATTTTACATTTGAAACGGAGCAAGGTGAGGGGTGGTATCAGTTTAAGTCGATCGCAGAGGACGAAGCCGGCAACGTTGAGCAAAAAGAGGCTGCTGACACTCAAACTGTTCTCGATTCAGCCCAGCCGGTCTCCTCGCTCGAGGGGCCTGAGTGCGCCTCAGGCTCGACCATCCTAATCAGCTTCGTGGCCTCCGACCCGGGCTGCGGCTCCGGCATCGTTGCAGTCCACCTGTTCTTCAGCTCTGCGGTCTCTGACTGGGAGGAGGCGGACGTGGGAGCCACGGGCACCGAGGGCGTCATCCAGTTCGAGCCGCCTGACGGTGAGGGGTGGTATCAGTTCTACTCCCAGGCTGAAGACGCCGCCGGAAATTTGGAATCCACCAGCGGAGCGCAGATCGAGGTTACGTTCGACACAACCCCGCCAGAATCGAGCTGTCAGGCAGAGCCCTATCCGTCGCACTCACCGGTCGAGGTCGGAATGCAGGCGGCAGACGCCACAACCGAGCCGGTCGCGATCGCGCTTTACTACCGGTTCAGACTCCCAGGCAGCAGTTGGCAGCCCAACTGGACCGACTCAGCGCAGCGGGTTGACGGCGATTCTGGGACGCTGCAATTCGATACACCACGCGGCGAGGGGATATACGAGTTGTGCAGCATAGGCCGAGACCGCTGCGGCAACACCGAGCAGATCGATACGCCACGAGCAGTGCAGAGCATCTTCGACATGACGCGTCCGGTATCGACGCTTAGCGGGGGCTCCGTGGCGAGTTCAGGCACTCTCGAGCTGAGCTTCACCTCTTCTGATGCACTGAGCGGACTGAGCTCCGCTAAGCTGCTTTACGGCTTTGGAGACGAGGACCTCGAGCCAACTGGCCTTACTACAACCACAACCGAGGGCATATTCGCATTCACATTCGACGACTCTGACCGGCAGGGAACGTATAGGTTCGTGTGCGTTGGAACTGACCGCGCAGGAAACCAGGAGCAACCTACTACTGACAACACAGTCTCGGTTCAGTTCGATCTCGATGCTCCAACTTCTAGAGCAGTTGCTCCGAGGTTTGCGAACCAGCTGCCTATCCAGATAACATGCTCCGCCACAGACGGGACTATCGGGACTGGCGTCGTGAAGGTCGAGCTCTACTACCGCTTCGGAGAGCAGGACTGGGAGTTCTCGAATCTGTCGCAGGAATGCAGCACTCGTGCGACGTTCACGTTCGACTCCGAGCACGGAAACGGCACATACGAGTTCTTCAGCATCGCGATCGATGAGGCCGGCAATAGCGAGCCGATGAAGACTGAGGCCGATTCTCAGACGCTGATTGATAACAAGCGTCCAGATTCTGAGGCGTCTTGCCAACCCTGTCATCCCGAGTCGCCAATCGAGATATCTTATGTGGCCACGACAGGCACATGCCAGCTCCAAAGGGTAGCGCTGTGGTATCGCTATTTCGACAGCGCAAACTGGACATCGTGGGCGGATTCAGGGGCTTCGGATGGTGGCACGAAGGAAAGCATCTCATTCTCGCCGCCGCTTGGGGACGGGCGTTACGAGTTCTATACGCTGGCTGAGGACGAGTGCGGCAACATGGAATTCGGGCCTGGCATCGCCGACTGCACCACCGTGTTTGACACAACAGCTCCCGTATGCCTCCTCTCGGTCGCGCCGTTCTGCAACCAAGCTGCGGTGCGCGTCGATTACCAGTGCGACGACGGTCAGCTGGGGTCCGGGCCTGGGCCCATAGATTTTTGGCTCAGGATGCAGGACGAAGACTGGGAGCTTCAGTCCGCCGCTAAGGGATATGGCGCAGAGGGCTACGTTGTCCTGAACGTCGAGCCTCAGGAGGGGCATTACGACCTTACAGCCGTCTCGACTGACATCGCCGGCAACACGAGCGGTTTCACGGGCGAGACCAAGGCATCGTTCATACTTGACCTGCTGTCACCGACGTCGATGAGCACTTGCCCACCCTTTGTAAGAACGGCCGAGGTTACGGTCGATATCCGCTCATCCGACAATCTCTCGGGCATAGAATCGCAGCAGCTGTTCATGAGGCGCCCGGGCGAGGCTTGGGCTGCGGCCGGCGCCCCAACTCAGGCAACCCACGCCTCAATCACGCTCACGCTTAGCGGGGGGCAGGGCAGTTATGAGTTTCGAGCGAGGGCGATTGACCGGGCAGGCAACAGCGAGTCGATGTCCGACCAGCTGGAATGCTCCACGGTCTATGATGCAACGCTGCCAGAGGCAAGTTGCTCATCGGAGCGCTACACGCGAACCACGACAGGCGAGATAGACTTCGAGGCATCAGACGAGC
This portion of the bacterium genome encodes:
- a CDS encoding C25 family cysteine peptidase, whose protein sequence is MPALRMRWIIVVLWMLGTMALAPQAFAESINIVLDFPVDQLSITPKDDYDQIRLRGCYIASDVGAPALPQKSVYVSIPFDKSVDHVEVCAVSRLVLDGQYTVYPMQPPVPTDSGGAAGFVAPDPSIYSSDAPYPANAVEQTKSGSLAGYKIVGLLVTPFEYKPVSQTLTFFTSVSLRLDLAPAPPQALAVTRRSDVLERSSRERISKLVVNKGSISPPRLSPSVLGTFDTVDCVIITGSSYTSQMEPLADWMIKKGYRTEIHTVSAISSSYGGTDTQEKIRNFLKDYYSNKGLGWVILGGDTSVVPARAAYAFDVEGDGYTYDDYLYCDYYYADLDGTWNDDGDSLWGEVNADNIDMYADLLVGRLPFDTTSEAEVVVEKTLVYEGVGSTQMPTDYQKKLLMFACELDGATSGGDCKDELENYVGIPGDYTITRLYDRDGTSGKTNIVNAMNSGYNLINNVGHANYSVMSAKYTGTREYLYRDDMSGLANGPRYSVLYTIGCWAAAIDYDCMGERFVLSPSGGGVAFIGNSRYGWFSSGYPGYGPSDAFDQEFYSAIFDSGTFELGAALSDSKQVFASYAKGSYSSSKYYRWVLYELNLLGSPTTPVWTDTPSSMSASYDSTLTVGQTEFDVHVESSGPVQSALVCLYKEDEVFETAETDSSGLAHVTLSPPPTSTGTMFVTVTKHNYLPERGSAEVQDGSSSGPELSDGSVSPEYGQSTDTFTYSVHYYHADSEPPATADVYIDGSPQTMTLASGQAADGDYEYEASSLSAGDHSFYFYFEDGNGKSDRLPASGTSDGPFVDDTKPSSSCSSPSYSTSQPASITFTSSDGEGCGIYETKLYYRFDGGSYSYSGESESGTSGSFSFSFPDGQGTYDFYTIAIDNAGNAEDPPGSADDTTIYDSQAPVSSCSSPTYGTSPIAVTYTASDGGSGLANTKLYYSYSGGSFTFSGHQASASSGSFSFVPPDGEGTYSFYTIAYDNAGNEEGAPGSADDTTIYDGTKPSSAASSPTYATSLPITVSFTASDTGSGIGSTALFYSHDSGSYSYSGQTKSGTSGSFSFSATEGEGTYRFYTLATDNAGNEEDAPGSADDTTIYDSTRPESSCSSPEYAYSSPITITFTASDSLSGVSTTKLYYRKDGGDYSYSDLEESGTSGSFSFSPPDGDGTFDFYTLATDNAGNEEDAPNAPDSSTEYRETDNTRPESYCEAPEYATSIPIDVEAFASDDESGVAQTRLYYSFNGGEYEDSGVTWYGDSFCFLPPPLHEVFVSLDGTPDATGTIDDPKSLESVVTDAELAAGTIVWLRAGEYSGALSQSSAQDGTPDHPVIVMPFCGERATLLDEVSLRGDSTYWIGVELTSSGTSGGIDIYDGDDVRLVNCIIHDPPNGYNGIGGWRVGSGHIFYGNLIWGIAPNHEDPHGHAIYTQNDSPNYGLKTITNNILFNNNKFSLHAYCEGGTELSGFRVTNNISFGNSRYFLLGGGGNITLRDNVVSSNYFYEPKTYPFMPGWYGPTDTMTITDNYVASGGSPAWFRRHEYGSIVRGNTFISSGTYRLFFDEYQDESPEYSTFEWDENTYYVGATDDFRVLYCRSDGNTSYSLEEWRSLTGWDTNSQIVEAQKPSQNKTVVLSNRYKIKRAHIAIYNWEASDSVDVDVSSILSAGDYFRLVDVEDYFGEPVLKGFYDGEPLSVPMAEEFKCFVLSASSFTPPEGEGTYAFYTIATDKAGNVELPPDEPDAVTVYDETAPVSGCSCDSDVNHSPISISFSSQDETSSVANTKLYYKFNSGSWTDTGLEETGTSGAFEFTFSHGEGTYYFYTLSTDAAGNDEATKEAPDASCVYDTTKPTSACSCGQFASSLPIVIQFEAHDGGSGMASTKLFYSFDGGDATDSGLETDGTAGSFEFNAPDGEGTFNFYTIAVDAASNEETPPQSADCNAIYDATLPSSSCSSPDYSNGDQIAVSFTASDTLSGISFCDLYYRFGDGEWTSSGLREYSTSGSFNFEPAEGDGTYQFYTIATDRAGNAEGTKSAETTTALDTQDPSSSCSCPSITKASSVEVAFCASDESSGLAQTRLYYRYAGGEWVDADEAGSDEAGTFVFSFGDGDGIYEFYTIATDIAGNTESVPEEPDATVLSDRSAPASECSSPESAGQGFDVNFSSDDGEGSGVVSIDLWFRFSYDQGQTWHPDWTASGTSSSEPAGAFSYQPELGEGIYEFYTIATDDAGNIEEASQTADCTTHYVTEKPTSSASSPEYANSDTIPVSFEARDSSGIKEVQLYYRYAQQDGSDWTDYTDSGYRAYTQEGTFDFVAESFYGEGIYQFYTISVDAADNVEDPPEQADCQTIYDATLPKSYLFSPDYASAASISSVFTTDEDLSGIDKVELWFRYSDDNGGTFEPDWGSSGVFSEATGGSLMFGAEDGDGLYELMTLAADNAGNQEDKGQAADQTVILDTIAPAATVSCMEYASELPLRLEFTATDGTIGSGVASVLFWYRFEEGDWTPTGLETEGTFGTVSFSPSEGSGTYQFFAISKDSAGNAEPIYYEPEAELVFDDQMPASFAFCSNFSTSSVIEVGYEATGRESGIASVSLFYRFSSDGGSSWAPDWTDSGQSRYTPFGSFDFTADQGEGRYEFYTIAENNAGSVEPEPSSADAWCMNDHTPASYQLSSPELSNSSPINVDFEVDDGQAGSGLRSIELYYRFDGGDWRASGLDSSQTAGTFAFTPEQGDGVFEFSALVIDKAGNSTAGSFEVKTSTEYDTAAPSSTLAGPTTVNQGPLQLHYEVLETDGLLEVSLFYRFSQSCGESWDVPWTDSGLSGADAEGDFTFETEQGEGWYQFKSIAEDEAGNVEQKEAADTQTVLDSAQPVSSLEGPECASGSTILISFVASDPGCGSGIVAVHLFFSSAVSDWEEADVGATGTEGVIQFEPPDGEGWYQFYSQAEDAAGNLESTSGAQIEVTFDTTPPESSCQAEPYPSHSPVEVGMQAADATTEPVAIALYYRFRLPGSSWQPNWTDSAQRVDGDSGTLQFDTPRGEGIYELCSIGRDRCGNTEQIDTPRAVQSIFDMTRPVSTLSGGSVASSGTLELSFTSSDALSGLSSAKLLYGFGDEDLEPTGLTTTTTEGIFAFTFDDSDRQGTYRFVCVGTDRAGNQEQPTTDNTVSVQFDLDAPTSRAVAPRFANQLPIQITCSATDGTIGTGVVKVELYYRFGEQDWEFSNLSQECSTRATFTFDSEHGNGTYEFFSIAIDEAGNSEPMKTEADSQTLIDNKRPDSEASCQPCHPESPIEISYVATTGTCQLQRVALWYRYFDSANWTSWADSGASDGGTKESISFSPPLGDGRYEFYTLAEDECGNMEFGPGIADCTTVFDTTAPVCLLSVAPFCNQAAVRVDYQCDDGQLGSGPGPIDFWLRMQDEDWELQSAAKGYGAEGYVVLNVEPQEGHYDLTAVSTDIAGNTSGFTGETKASFILDLLSPTSMSTCPPFVRTAEVTVDIRSSDNLSGIESQQLFMRRPGEAWAAAGAPTQATHASITLTLSGGQGSYEFRARAIDRAGNSESMSDQLECSTVYDATLPEASCSSERYTRTTTGEIDFEASDEHSGVRKVTLWAAFEGAPLAAVDIINGQSSGSFDYAFSQGEGTYHFAVQAQDAAGNCESAPTVHEASTTLDRTAPQTNCNTPSVTKSSPISITYNATDSLSGIEQVTLYYRLNGGSWSKSSETSTSAGGTMSFSPASGDGQYRFCIVGEDRAGNKTEVGSGGIDETIFDT